The Lolium rigidum isolate FL_2022 chromosome 2, APGP_CSIRO_Lrig_0.1, whole genome shotgun sequence genomic interval GGAATCATCGCTTAAAGCGTTGGATAGGAGCACCCGCATAAAGTgtgcaaatcctatacaccgaccagatcGGTGTGTACGGCATGCCGCACACCCATGGTCGGGTATAGGGCCCGGCCCATTTCGGCCTTTTTTCcttatttttatgttttctgtttattctttctcttatcttttttgtttcatttttaccttttcctttttttctcaaATTCGTAAAACTTACAAATTAAGAAAACGTACAATTTTGAAAACTGTTGAAGCTTTAAAATTATTcaaactaaaaaatgttcaaacttaaaaatgtTCAAGTCTAAAAATTATTCAAAGTTAAAAAATTGTCCGTAtttgaaaaatcaaaaaatgttcaaatttaaaatatgtttatgttcgaaaaatgttcaaatttttaaaaaatgttcaatctcaaaaaatgttcaaatttgaaaaatgtttaaattctgattttttccaattttttttattttattgaaaAAACAATTTTTAAAATAGTCATAAAAATTAGAACATTCGGATTTAAAAATATTTCTGCTTTTTAAATAAGGAAAAtatgtaaacagaaaagaaaaagagaataaGAGAAAACAAAAACGAACTTACCTGATGGGCTGGGCCGCGGCCAACTGCAGAACCGCCGGGTCGGTGTATAGCACCTCCCTAAAGTGCGCCTGTCTGTTGGAGATTACGTCGGACTACTGTGACGGGCCGGGTTGGCCTCGGCTTAGCGTGGGGCGAAATAAATATAAACATATCCTATGCAGAGAGGTTATCAAAAAGGATATTCCAGCCAGATCGTCTCCTTCCTAGAAACCCCAGCCAGATCGTCTCCTTCCTAGAAAGCCTAGGACCAGGCGGCGGCGGATGAGCCTGATGTCTAACCCTGTTAGCCAGATCTCAACACAAAAAAGAGAGCGAGGGTGTGTGGCGGCTGGGGATATTAGTTCTTCCAGCCCCGAGATGGAGATGACGGATCTAAATCGTAAGATGGAGCTCGCATGCTTTCATCAGATCCTCAAAGAACTCGATAAGTTTGTCGAAGACCTCTCCTCCTATTCGATCACGACCTGTTCGTCGGGTGATTTGCTGCCTGTTTTGCGCATAAGACTGTCAAAATTGCGTAAATCATATGCTTGTATTACGAGGTTGTATTCTCGCACGCCGGAAGGCAGTTCCCCTTTCAGGATTCCACGTAGGGTGCGGGATGCAGTGGTGTGGAAGCCTTCTGAGGTGGAGATGGACAGAGGCAAATCCTTCTTGGAGGAGCAGGAGATTTGTCCAGAAGTTACCCATGAGGTGCAGGAGGAGACAAACTTGGAGCTTAATCTCAAGGATCTGAACATACCCGGATTCAAATTGGACAAAGAAAATTGGGAATCTTCATTCCTCCTGGACGGAGATgatactggtggtggtgatgaggACGAGCATTTGAACATATTCGGATTCAAATTGGACAAAGAAAATTGTGAATCTTCCTTCCTAGACGAACATgatactggtggtggtgatgaggAAGAGGGGGAGATGGACAGTGAGAATCCCCCTATGGAGGAGCAGGTGCGGAGTATTGGCTCCAAATTCGAATTCGAGATAGGGGCAGAGATGGTGCTGCGTCCGGCTTATTTAAACACATTGGACAAATCAACAGTAGAATCAGTATCTTCCAGATTGGAGGTTCATGACAATGAGGAGATCGACAGAGGCAAATCAGAAGAACAATTAACCCTGGAGAAGGAGGAGATGGTGGCTGAGGAAGAGGATTTTACGTGTTACAGAAGTGACTGGGAATCTTCATGGGGATCAGACGGTTGCGGTTTCTTCGAAGACATGAGTGAGTAAACACACATCTTGCTCAATTTTGTTTAACAAGATATAGTTTACTTCCTGTTCTTTTACCCTTGATCGACCTTCATTCTTAGGGATTGGATTGGCTTTCCTTATCTAGTAGTTTATGTCAGATTTCTAACATATGCGTCAATTTGGTGCTGCACAGCGCAAGTGagttccatgcacttcacacacttGACACCTAAACGCAATCGCTTGGAGAATGGTATCATGGATACCACCTTGCAGATTTTCTCCATCAAACTCACAGAAATTAAAGGTGGCTTCAGATGGCCATTGTCTGTATATGGTGTGGTTGCTGCCCGGGATGCTGTTGATCACAATCGCAACCTTCTCTTCTGCCTCAGTAGGAGGATGAGTCAAAAAATCAAGCAAGGCGTAAGTATAGTATCTTTGCTTTCATTTTCTTTTGGTGATA includes:
- the LOC124693225 gene encoding uncharacterized protein LOC124693225, whose translation is MSLMSNPVSQISTQKRERGCVAAGDISSSSPEMEMTDLNRKMELACFHQILKELDKFVEDLSSYSITTCSSGDLLPVLRIRLSKLRKSYACITRLYSRTPEGSSPFRIPRRVRDAVVWKPSEVEMDRGKSFLEEQEICPEVTHEVQEETNLELNLKDLNIPGFKLDKENWESSFLLDGDDTGGGDEDEHLNIFGFKLDKENCESSFLDEHDTGGGDEEEGEMDSENPPMEEQVRSIGSKFEFEIGAEMVLRPAYLNTLDKSTVESVSSRLEVHDNEEIDRGKSEEQLTLEKEEMVAEEEDFTCYRSDWESSWGSDGCGFFEDMTQVSSMHFTHLTPKRNRLENGIMDTTLQIFSIKLTEIKGGFRWPLSVYGVVAARDAVDHNRNLLFCLSRRMSQKIKQGDPFLRLIGPSRAIVFKDPVDFEIQLKVQFGALSQDRALISGTYHYAGRGLGAKIICFENCFCKIELCLERVVETVQATVCSVRILKQGSQVFKYGCRLACSMTSCSCKLIDGKVTYTTNAPSGEVVLLNSHSPPMSEGSDGYIDLDRRVVSVQLDGSLEVVIQAYSASGDIAAQGHVSFAPKSCSVSQDNLFVGDAQVEITVAWSLLVENKRDIAGQGWVFETSHLEH